The following are from one region of the Geothermobacter hydrogeniphilus genome:
- the glgA gene encoding glycogen synthase GlgA has protein sequence MKILLVASEVAPFAKTGGLADVAGALPRALTRLGHEVRVVLPCYPEVGRRGFSPRDSGLNYTIELGTRRCRTRVLELDRDGITTWFIEQPELFDRPGLYGYSSGDYPDNIERFGFFCRAVLALLKQGGFRPDILHLNDWQTGLIPLLLKTDHAEEPFFRDLTTLFTIHNLGYQGLFPAYNLYRAGIRPDPAHRQQITHHGQISLLKSGILFADRINTVSPNYAREICTPEYGAGLENLLQKRRERLSGILNGIDPDDWNPRRDTELPANYDPDDLSGKARCKQHLQQELGLQEDENRLLVALVTRLVPQKGLDLLAEIWNKLQQRPIQLVLLGTGDEDIRRQLESLRRDHHQVALHFSFDEPLARRIYAGADLFMMPSRYEPCGLGQLIALRYGAVPLVRATGGLADTVIDMDDDPQQGTGFRFNAPEADALLRAIDRALARFAEKDDWKKLIRRGMRRDFSWRRSAAAYLDLYRQLREYEDG, from the coding sequence GTGAAAATTCTTCTGGTCGCTTCCGAAGTCGCCCCGTTCGCCAAAACCGGTGGGCTCGCCGATGTCGCCGGCGCCCTGCCGCGCGCCTTGACCCGGCTCGGTCACGAGGTGCGCGTCGTGCTGCCCTGTTATCCGGAGGTTGGCAGGCGAGGTTTTTCGCCACGGGACAGCGGCCTGAACTACACCATCGAACTGGGGACACGCCGTTGCCGGACCCGGGTGCTGGAACTCGACCGGGACGGAATAACGACCTGGTTCATTGAACAACCCGAACTCTTCGACCGCCCCGGGCTCTACGGTTATTCCAGCGGCGACTACCCCGACAATATCGAACGCTTCGGCTTTTTCTGCCGGGCGGTTCTCGCCCTGTTGAAACAGGGTGGTTTTCGCCCCGACATTCTGCATCTCAATGACTGGCAGACCGGACTGATCCCGCTGCTGCTGAAAACCGATCACGCCGAAGAGCCATTTTTTCGCGACCTGACAACCCTGTTCACCATCCACAATCTCGGCTACCAGGGCCTTTTCCCGGCTTACAATCTGTACCGGGCCGGCATCCGGCCGGACCCCGCCCATCGGCAGCAGATCACCCATCATGGCCAAATTTCCCTGCTCAAAAGCGGCATCCTCTTTGCCGATCGGATCAACACCGTGTCACCGAACTACGCCCGGGAAATCTGCACCCCGGAGTACGGAGCCGGCCTGGAGAACCTTCTGCAGAAGCGGCGCGAGCGACTGAGCGGCATTCTCAACGGTATAGACCCCGACGACTGGAATCCTCGCCGGGACACCGAACTGCCCGCGAACTACGATCCCGACGACCTCTCCGGCAAAGCCCGCTGCAAACAGCACCTGCAACAGGAACTCGGCCTGCAGGAGGATGAAAACCGGCTGCTTGTCGCCCTGGTCACCAGGCTGGTCCCGCAAAAAGGACTTGACCTGCTGGCGGAGATCTGGAACAAACTGCAGCAGCGACCGATTCAGCTGGTGCTGCTCGGCACCGGAGACGAGGACATACGCCGGCAACTGGAATCCCTGCGGCGCGATCATCACCAGGTCGCCCTGCACTTTAGTTTTGACGAACCCCTGGCGCGCCGCATCTATGCCGGGGCCGATCTGTTTATGATGCCGAGTCGTTACGAACCCTGCGGTCTGGGACAGCTGATTGCCCTGCGCTACGGTGCGGTTCCCCTGGTCCGGGCCACCGGAGGACTGGCTGATACCGTGATCGACATGGATGACGACCCTCAGCAGGGTACCGGATTCCGCTTCAACGCCCCCGAAGCCGATGCCCTGCTGCGGGCCATCGACCGGGCACTGGCCCGGTTTGCCGAAAAAGACGACTGGAAAAAGCTGATACGACGCGGCATGCGCCGGGATTTTTCCTGGCGACGCTCGGCCGCCGCTTATCTTGACCTGTACCGACAACTCCGGGAATACGAAGATGGCTGA
- a CDS encoding DUF3373 family protein produces MKTILALLLAGVLMVPALAFGTSMDDLEKKIQELNEQINDLQDQIDKNTMHSATDRISFYGDLRAKGDSLHYKDLTNVQPAFVNDPGTGLLVPNFNPDGTLKRKTDDFDNNLLYTTRLRLGMKAKVARNVKFHGRLLMYKNWGDSTGVKVFDSWNSFTMDGTNSGNTTGDFLRVERAYFSWSDIGHSNFYLSIGRRPSTYGPPTNIRENEMRGGTPSGHLVNFNFDGITVGYKLGKVTGWDGQVVRFCYGQGYESEFGNGELFNEIDLEDTHLGGFNIDLLNDGTNFIQLTLFGAKDITDGFKGVLAVPNSFLPASFQAAIFPGFNMLTRVQATHNIGDELLGGIGFMREEDNGIKWFTSLGWTRTDPNGEAGLFGGLNKDAEMIPVDANGNPATIGVDAVAFAPTGRTLDDNAENGYSIYAGIQIPAPMGKLGLEYNYGSKYWLPFTQAQDDIVGSKLSTRGHVGEAYYIVDVNPRMFMKFGIIYYDYEYTGSGAPVGEPKKIDDVKDGKAYSMLPAIDKVYDINASITVKF; encoded by the coding sequence ATGAAGACGATTCTTGCGTTACTGCTTGCCGGAGTGCTGATGGTACCCGCCCTGGCGTTCGGCACATCGATGGATGACCTGGAAAAGAAAATCCAGGAACTCAATGAGCAGATCAACGACCTGCAGGACCAGATCGACAAGAACACCATGCACTCGGCCACCGACCGCATCAGCTTCTATGGTGACCTGCGTGCCAAGGGAGACTCACTACATTACAAGGACCTGACCAACGTCCAGCCGGCGTTTGTCAACGACCCCGGCACCGGCCTGCTGGTGCCCAACTTCAATCCCGACGGCACCCTGAAACGCAAGACCGACGACTTTGACAACAATCTGCTCTACACCACCCGGCTGCGGCTGGGCATGAAGGCCAAAGTGGCCAGGAATGTCAAATTCCACGGCCGCCTGCTGATGTACAAGAACTGGGGTGATTCGACCGGGGTCAAGGTGTTCGATTCCTGGAATTCCTTCACCATGGACGGCACCAACAGCGGCAACACCACCGGCGATTTCCTGCGGGTGGAACGCGCCTACTTCAGCTGGAGCGATATCGGTCACAGCAACTTCTATCTCTCCATCGGCCGTCGTCCCTCGACTTACGGACCACCGACCAATATCCGTGAAAATGAAATGCGCGGCGGCACCCCCTCAGGGCACCTGGTCAACTTCAACTTCGACGGCATTACCGTCGGCTACAAGCTCGGCAAAGTCACCGGCTGGGACGGCCAGGTGGTCCGTTTCTGCTACGGTCAGGGGTACGAGTCCGAATTCGGCAACGGCGAACTGTTCAATGAAATTGACCTTGAGGACACCCATCTCGGCGGGTTCAACATCGACCTGCTCAATGACGGCACCAACTTCATCCAGCTGACCCTGTTCGGCGCCAAGGACATCACCGACGGCTTCAAAGGCGTGCTGGCGGTTCCCAACAGCTTCCTGCCGGCCAGCTTCCAGGCCGCCATCTTCCCCGGCTTCAACATGCTGACCCGGGTGCAGGCGACCCACAACATCGGCGACGAGCTGCTCGGCGGTATCGGCTTCATGCGTGAAGAAGACAACGGCATCAAGTGGTTCACCAGCCTCGGCTGGACCCGCACCGACCCCAATGGTGAAGCCGGTCTGTTCGGCGGCCTGAACAAGGATGCCGAGATGATCCCGGTCGACGCCAACGGCAATCCGGCGACCATCGGCGTGGACGCGGTCGCCTTCGCCCCGACCGGCAGGACTCTCGACGACAACGCCGAGAACGGCTACTCGATCTATGCCGGCATCCAGATCCCGGCGCCGATGGGCAAGCTGGGTCTCGAATACAACTACGGGTCGAAATACTGGCTGCCCTTCACCCAGGCCCAGGACGACATCGTCGGCAGCAAGCTCTCCACCCGCGGCCATGTCGGTGAAGCCTATTACATCGTTGACGTCAATCCGCGCATGTTCATGAAGTTCGGCATCATCTACTACGACTACGAGTACACCGGCAGCGGTGCTCCGGTCGGCGAACCGAAGAAGATCGATGATGTCAAGGACGGCAAGGCGTATTCCATGCTGCCCGCCATTGACAAGGTCTATGACATCAATGCCTCGATAACCGTCAAGTTCTGA
- a CDS encoding c-type cytochrome — protein sequence MKLISKTIAILAVAAFLATPVLGAEGGNPKKGKYLYKKNCKTCHVAGAEGGALTPLSKTQSQWDRFFKKNKHKAKPEIWGKYSEKDLKDINQFLFDHAADSDQPETCG from the coding sequence ATGAAACTGATCAGCAAAACAATCGCGATTCTGGCTGTTGCCGCCTTCCTCGCCACCCCGGTGCTGGGCGCCGAAGGAGGCAACCCGAAAAAGGGCAAATACCTCTACAAGAAGAACTGCAAAACCTGCCACGTCGCCGGGGCTGAAGGCGGCGCTCTCACACCGCTGTCAAAGACCCAGTCGCAGTGGGACCGTTTCTTCAAAAAGAACAAGCATAAAGCGAAACCGGAAATCTGGGGCAAGTACAGCGAGAAGGATCTGAAGGATATCAACCAGTTCCTCTTCGACCACGCCGCCGACTCCGACCAGCCGGAAACCTGCGGCTAG
- a CDS encoding molybdopterin-containing oxidoreductase family protein has translation MSLINKKLSRRRFLGMSSCTLATAVVGSQVKVLHALAKNGDVTSPQRGKDDDVFTSCGMCVNKCGVIARVRNGVIEKLDPNPNFIKSRSMLCARGNAGVGVVYDPDRLKYPLIRTGKRGEGKFRRASWEEALDLVAKKMNEVAEKYTRAGVMFASTEGTYQDHFFMQLAECFGSPNNVRHPTLCLSSNIQGFMATFGTNPTPDVLNADYIIMSGANRSEALITPDSIDMLKGDGGRRKLIYLDPRFTRTAAKADQWYPIKAGTDLAFVLAMINVIINEGLYNRSFVRENCVGFDKLVPHVCNYTPEWAERECEIPAADIRRIAREFALAAPRAIYYHGRRSSFMANDTQLRRGIAILNAIIGNWDVKGGMVPNSRIKIGRHDYLAPWYDDVPDRLDAGSVAYLSENDGAWVPFRDRVLAGKPYPVKGMMVYKQNMLASVPDRARSLKMMDQMDFICTIDITMSDTAWYSDVVLPEATYLERQDPLESIGGILPVVVWRQPCIKAMFESKPNIWIMKEIAKRLGSDVAEQFQFTIEEVIQTQVKGQPQILKALQTRGVYYEKTDPTYGRTLGKRLRTKSGKVEIYSEKYAKKGLDPLPVYEAPKTTPAGKYRLLVGRHAFFTHGTTSNNPYLNAIMPENTLWLNTEEARRRGLRNGMRVTVRSEVGAQTLKLEVTDKIRPDCVYMAHGFGVLSKGLRTVYGKGGCDAALIGSSYDKISGNAALHETFVQIERA, from the coding sequence GTGTCCCTGATCAATAAAAAACTGAGCCGACGCCGGTTTCTCGGCATGTCGTCATGCACCCTCGCCACGGCGGTGGTCGGCTCACAGGTCAAGGTTCTGCACGCCCTGGCCAAAAACGGAGACGTCACCAGCCCGCAACGGGGCAAGGATGACGACGTTTTCACCAGCTGCGGCATGTGTGTCAACAAATGCGGCGTCATTGCCCGGGTCCGCAACGGCGTCATTGAAAAACTCGACCCGAACCCCAACTTCATCAAGAGCCGGTCGATGCTCTGTGCCCGCGGCAACGCCGGGGTCGGCGTGGTCTATGATCCCGATCGGCTCAAGTACCCGCTGATCCGCACCGGCAAGCGCGGCGAAGGCAAGTTCCGCCGCGCCAGCTGGGAAGAAGCTCTCGACCTGGTGGCGAAGAAGATGAACGAGGTGGCGGAAAAATACACCCGCGCCGGCGTCATGTTCGCCTCCACCGAGGGGACCTACCAGGATCATTTCTTCATGCAGCTGGCCGAATGCTTCGGTTCGCCGAACAATGTCCGCCACCCGACCCTGTGCCTCTCCTCCAACATCCAGGGGTTCATGGCGACCTTCGGCACCAATCCGACCCCGGACGTTCTCAACGCCGACTACATCATCATGAGCGGCGCCAACCGCAGCGAGGCCCTGATCACCCCCGACTCCATCGACATGCTGAAGGGCGACGGCGGCCGGCGCAAGCTGATCTACCTCGATCCCCGTTTCACCAGGACGGCGGCCAAGGCTGACCAGTGGTACCCGATCAAGGCCGGCACCGATCTCGCTTTCGTCCTGGCGATGATCAACGTCATCATCAACGAAGGGCTCTACAACCGCTCCTTCGTCAGGGAAAACTGCGTCGGCTTCGACAAGCTGGTGCCGCACGTCTGCAATTACACACCGGAATGGGCCGAACGTGAATGTGAAATCCCGGCCGCGGATATCCGCCGCATCGCCCGCGAGTTCGCGCTGGCGGCGCCAAGGGCCATCTACTACCACGGCCGCCGCTCCTCCTTTATGGCCAACGACACTCAGCTGCGCCGCGGCATTGCCATTCTCAACGCCATCATCGGCAACTGGGATGTCAAGGGCGGCATGGTTCCCAACAGCCGCATCAAGATCGGCAGGCACGATTACCTCGCGCCCTGGTACGACGATGTCCCGGATCGGCTCGATGCCGGCAGCGTCGCCTACCTTTCGGAAAATGACGGCGCCTGGGTTCCGTTCCGTGACCGGGTACTGGCCGGCAAGCCCTATCCGGTCAAGGGCATGATGGTCTACAAACAGAACATGCTGGCCTCGGTTCCCGACCGCGCCAGGAGTCTGAAAATGATGGACCAGATGGACTTCATCTGCACCATCGACATCACTATGAGCGATACCGCCTGGTATTCCGACGTGGTCCTGCCCGAAGCGACCTACCTCGAACGCCAGGACCCGCTTGAATCGATCGGCGGCATTCTGCCGGTGGTGGTCTGGCGCCAGCCCTGCATCAAGGCGATGTTCGAAAGCAAACCGAACATCTGGATCATGAAGGAAATTGCCAAACGCCTCGGCAGTGACGTCGCCGAACAGTTCCAGTTCACCATCGAAGAGGTGATCCAGACCCAGGTCAAGGGACAGCCGCAGATCCTCAAGGCCCTGCAGACCCGGGGCGTCTACTATGAAAAAACGGATCCGACCTACGGCAGGACCCTCGGCAAACGGCTCCGCACCAAGAGCGGCAAAGTCGAGATCTATTCGGAAAAATATGCCAAGAAAGGACTGGACCCGCTACCGGTCTATGAAGCACCGAAAACCACCCCGGCCGGGAAATACCGTCTGCTGGTCGGCCGTCACGCCTTCTTCACCCATGGCACGACATCAAACAACCCTTACCTGAACGCCATCATGCCGGAAAACACCCTCTGGCTGAATACCGAAGAGGCCAGACGCCGGGGATTGCGGAACGGCATGCGGGTCACCGTCCGCAGCGAGGTGGGCGCCCAGACCCTGAAGCTGGAGGTGACCGACAAAATCCGCCCCGACTGCGTTTACATGGCGCACGGTTTCGGTGTCCTGTCGAAAGGACTGCGAACGGTTTATGGCAAAGGAGGCTGTGATGCCGCCCTGATCGGCAGCAGTTACGACAAGATCAGCGGCAACGCCGCCCTGCATGAGACCTTCGTCCAGATCGAGCGTGCCTGA